One genomic segment of Candidatus Fukatsuia endosymbiont of Tuberolachnus salignus includes these proteins:
- the ubiD gene encoding 4-hydroxy-3-polyprenylbenzoate decarboxylase — protein MKYKDLREFIKLLEREGELKRIHQPINPYLEMTEIADRTLRAGGPALLFENPTGYKIPVLCNLFGSAKRVALGMGQEDVSALRNVGELLAFLREPEPPKNFRAWLNDLPKFTQVLNMPTKRIAKAPCQEQIWQGNDVDLYRIPIMHCWPDDVAPLVSWGLTITRGADPKKTRQNLGIYRQQLLAKNKLIMRWLPHRGGALDYQQWCEKNPGKHFSVAVALGADPATILAAVTPVPDTLSEYAFAGLLRGQRTEVAQCLSNDLEVPASAEIVLEGYIEQGEMAPEGPYGDHTGYYNEVDKFPVFTVTHITQRQNAIYHSTYTGRPPDEPAVLGVALNEVFVPILQKQFPEIVDFYLPPEGCSYRIAVVTIKKQYAGHARQVMMGVWSFLRQFMYTKFIIVCDDDINARDWNDVIWAMTTRVDPVRDTLLIKNTPIDYLDFASPVSGLGSKMGIDATNKWKVETPREWGRPIKMDQKVCAYIDEIWDELAILNLSPKR, from the coding sequence ATGAAATACAAAGATTTACGTGAATTTATTAAATTGCTTGAACGGGAGGGGGAACTTAAACGTATCCATCAGCCGATTAATCCCTATCTGGAAATGACTGAGATTGCCGATCGCACTTTGCGTGCCGGCGGGCCTGCGTTGTTGTTTGAAAATCCTACCGGCTACAAGATACCAGTGTTGTGTAACCTGTTTGGTTCTGCCAAACGAGTGGCGTTGGGTATGGGGCAGGAAGATGTGAGCGCTTTACGTAATGTAGGCGAATTATTAGCTTTCTTAAGAGAACCGGAACCACCAAAAAATTTCCGTGCTTGGCTTAATGATTTGCCAAAATTTACGCAAGTGCTCAATATGCCCACCAAACGTATCGCTAAAGCACCTTGTCAGGAGCAAATCTGGCAGGGAAATGATGTTGATTTGTACCGTATTCCGATCATGCACTGTTGGCCGGACGATGTAGCACCGCTGGTATCGTGGGGGTTAACCATTACCCGAGGTGCGGATCCCAAAAAGACACGGCAAAATTTGGGTATTTATCGTCAACAGCTGCTGGCAAAAAATAAATTGATTATGCGTTGGTTACCCCATCGTGGTGGTGCCTTGGATTATCAACAATGGTGCGAAAAAAATCCCGGTAAACATTTTTCGGTGGCGGTTGCTTTGGGTGCGGATCCTGCGACCATTCTTGCAGCGGTCACCCCGGTGCCGGATACCTTATCCGAATATGCGTTCGCTGGTTTGCTACGTGGTCAGAGAACGGAAGTTGCCCAATGTCTTTCTAACGATCTTGAGGTTCCTGCTAGTGCTGAAATAGTGCTGGAAGGCTATATTGAGCAAGGCGAAATGGCGCCAGAAGGTCCCTACGGCGACCATACTGGATACTATAATGAAGTAGATAAGTTTCCTGTTTTTACTGTTACCCACATAACGCAACGACAAAATGCGATTTATCACTCAACGTATACCGGTCGACCACCTGATGAACCGGCGGTGCTGGGGGTGGCATTAAATGAGGTGTTCGTTCCTATTTTACAAAAACAGTTTCCAGAAATTGTTGATTTTTATCTGCCACCAGAAGGGTGCTCCTATCGTATCGCCGTGGTGACGATAAAGAAGCAATATGCCGGTCACGCCAGGCAAGTAATGATGGGAGTCTGGTCATTTTTACGCCAATTTATGTACACTAAATTTATTATTGTTTGTGATGATGATATCAATGCTCGCGACTGGAATGATGTTATTTGGGCAATGACGACCCGTGTGGATCCGGTGCGTGATACGCTGTTGATAAAAAATACTCCGATCGATTATTTGGATTTTGCTTCTCCGGTGTCTGGATTGGGATCGAAAATGGGGATCGATGCGACTAATAAATGGAAGGTAGAAACTCCACGTGAATGGGGGCGTCCGATTAAAATGGATCAAAAGGTTTGCGCTTATATCGATGAAATTTGGGATGAGCTAGCTATATTAAACTTGTCGCCTAAGCGCTGA
- the rpsO gene encoding 30S ribosomal protein S15 — protein sequence MSLNAETKANIVVEFGRNANDTGSSEVQVALLTAQINHLQGHFTEHKKDHHSRRGLLRMVARRRKLLDYLKRTKVESYSTLIESLGLRR from the coding sequence ATGTCTCTAAATGCTGAAACAAAAGCTAATATTGTTGTTGAGTTCGGTCGTAATGCTAACGACACCGGTTCCAGTGAAGTTCAGGTCGCGCTTTTGACTGCTCAAATTAATCATTTGCAAGGTCATTTTACCGAACACAAAAAAGATCACCATAGCCGTCGTGGCTTGCTGCGTATGGTGGCCAGGCGCCGTAAGCTTTTAGACTACCTAAAACGCACAAAGGTAGAGTCTTATTCTACTTTGATTGAAAGTTTAGGTTTACGTCGCTAG
- the pnp gene encoding polyribonucleotide nucleotidyltransferase, protein MLNPTIRKFQYGQHTVTIETGMMARQATAAVMVSVDDTAVFVTVVGQKKAKPDQNFFPLTVNYQERAYAAGRIPGSFFRREGRPSEGETLISRLIDRPIRPLFPKGFLNEVQVIATVVSVNPEINPDTVAMIGASAALCLSGIPFNGPIGAARVGFIDNQYVLNPTTTELKTSRLDLVVAGTADAVLMVESEADILSEDHMLGAVVFGHQQQQIVIENINALVADAGKTKWEWQPEEADRELYEFVEGLVTKSLGDAYCIIEKQERYAEVDAIKAKIIDELLEKDETLNVSEIQDILGSIEKKLVRDRVLTGKPRIDGREKDMIRSLDVRTGVLPRTHGSALFTRGETQALVTATLGTARDAQSIDELMGERTDTFLLHYNFPPYCVGETGMVGSPKRREIGHGRLAKRGMLAVMPDQKVFPYTIRVVAEITESNGSSSMASVCGASLALMDAGVPIKAAVAGIAMGLVKEGENFVVLSDILGDEDHLGDMDFKVAGSSEGITALQMDIKIEGITREIMQKALNQAKGARLHILGVMEKAISTSRSDISEFAPRIHTIKINPDKIREVIGKGGSVIRLLTEETRTTIEIEDDGTIKIAATDNEKAKYAIRRINEITTELEIGCIYSGKVTRIVDFGAFVAIGSGKEGLVHISQITDKRVDKVTDHLQMGQEVSVKVMEIDRQGRVRLSIKEALSTPNGTVSNPENLSSNSDIETDNAPKAE, encoded by the coding sequence TTGCTAAACCCGACTATCCGTAAGTTCCAATACGGCCAACATACTGTGACCATTGAAACCGGTATGATGGCGCGCCAGGCAACGGCAGCCGTAATGGTCAGCGTCGATGATACCGCAGTATTTGTCACCGTTGTCGGTCAAAAAAAAGCCAAGCCAGATCAAAATTTCTTCCCGCTAACAGTTAATTATCAAGAACGAGCTTATGCCGCCGGGCGTATCCCAGGCAGTTTCTTCCGCCGTGAAGGTCGCCCGAGTGAGGGTGAAACCTTAATTTCACGTCTTATTGACCGCCCGATTCGTCCGTTATTTCCAAAAGGCTTTCTTAACGAAGTCCAGGTTATTGCGACTGTTGTGTCGGTAAATCCAGAAATTAATCCGGACACCGTCGCAATGATAGGAGCGTCTGCCGCTCTTTGCCTTTCAGGGATCCCATTTAATGGCCCCATAGGTGCAGCGCGTGTTGGTTTTATTGACAATCAATATGTACTTAACCCGACGACGACAGAATTAAAAACCAGTCGTCTCGATTTGGTCGTTGCCGGCACTGCTGACGCAGTATTGATGGTTGAGTCAGAAGCCGATATCTTAAGCGAAGATCACATGCTAGGTGCCGTAGTTTTTGGTCATCAGCAACAACAAATTGTCATTGAAAACATCAACGCTCTGGTTGCAGACGCCGGCAAAACCAAATGGGAATGGCAACCAGAAGAAGCTGACCGGGAATTATACGAATTCGTTGAGGGGTTAGTCACCAAATCTCTTGGAGATGCTTACTGCATTATCGAAAAACAAGAACGTTATGCTGAAGTCGATGCCATCAAAGCTAAAATCATTGACGAACTATTAGAGAAAGATGAAACCTTGAATGTATCGGAAATTCAAGACATTTTGGGCAGCATTGAAAAAAAACTGGTTCGTGATCGTGTATTAACAGGTAAACCACGTATTGATGGCCGTGAAAAAGATATGATACGTAGCTTGGATGTACGTACTGGTGTTTTGCCCCGTACTCACGGGTCTGCGCTCTTTACCCGTGGTGAAACTCAGGCGCTGGTTACGGCTACCCTAGGCACCGCCCGTGATGCGCAAAGTATCGATGAGCTTATGGGGGAGCGTACTGATACATTCCTGCTACATTATAATTTCCCTCCCTACTGTGTCGGTGAAACCGGAATGGTGGGATCACCCAAACGCCGTGAAATCGGTCATGGTCGTTTGGCGAAGCGTGGCATGTTAGCCGTGATGCCAGATCAAAAGGTCTTCCCTTATACTATACGTGTCGTTGCAGAAATCACCGAATCTAATGGTTCCTCTTCGATGGCCTCTGTTTGTGGCGCTTCTTTGGCGTTGATGGATGCCGGTGTACCGATCAAAGCGGCTGTCGCTGGGATTGCTATGGGCTTAGTCAAAGAGGGTGAAAATTTTGTTGTCCTGTCGGATATCCTTGGAGATGAAGATCATCTCGGTGATATGGACTTTAAAGTAGCCGGTAGCAGTGAAGGGATCACAGCACTGCAAATGGACATTAAAATTGAAGGTATCACCCGTGAAATCATGCAAAAAGCACTGAATCAAGCAAAAGGAGCACGTTTACATATTCTAGGGGTAATGGAAAAAGCAATTAGTACCTCTCGTAGTGATATTTCAGAATTTGCACCTCGTATTCATACCATTAAGATCAATCCTGATAAAATCAGGGAAGTTATTGGTAAAGGAGGTTCAGTGATCCGTTTATTAACTGAAGAAACCCGCACCACTATTGAGATTGAAGATGACGGCACCATCAAGATTGCAGCAACGGACAACGAAAAAGCAAAATATGCTATCCGCCGTATCAACGAAATTACCACCGAACTTGAGATTGGATGTATCTATTCAGGTAAAGTCACCCGTATCGTTGATTTTGGTGCTTTTGTTGCCATTGGGAGCGGTAAAGAAGGCCTGGTTCACATTTCTCAAATCACTGATAAACGTGTAGATAAAGTGACTGATCATCTGCAAATGGGGCAAGAAGTATCGGTTAAAGTGATGGAAATTGATCGTCAAGGCCGTGTACGTCTTAGCATCAAAGAAGCCCTCAGTACCCCTAATGGTACTGTCTCCAATCCAGAAAACCTGAGCTCGAATTCGGATATAGAAACAGACAATGCCCCTAAAGCAGAATAA
- the nlpI gene encoding lipoprotein NlpI, protein MKFLLRWCYFTVAIILVGCSDRDWRKDEILATPIQATLQQEVVLARMEQILISRTLTDDERAQLLYERGVLYDSLGLRALAQNDFSQALALRPDMPEVFNYLGIYLTQAGNFDAAYEAFDSVLELDPTYNYARLNRGISLYYGGRFLLALKDLQAFYEDNPNDPFRLLWLYLVESEIDTKAARVALQQRYEKSDRGQWGWNIIEFYLSKISEKTLLKELKEDAIDNTSLAEHLSETNFYLGKYYLNQGDKSTASALFKLTVANNIHNFVEHRYTLLELALLSQEQDDLSESYQQ, encoded by the coding sequence ATGAAATTTCTCTTACGCTGGTGTTATTTCACAGTAGCGATCATATTGGTAGGATGTAGCGACCGTGATTGGCGTAAAGACGAAATTTTAGCCACCCCAATCCAAGCTACATTGCAGCAGGAAGTCGTTTTAGCTCGAATGGAACAAATCCTCATCAGCCGAACATTAACAGATGATGAACGCGCACAGCTTTTATATGAACGCGGAGTACTGTATGATAGCCTCGGGCTACGAGCATTAGCGCAAAATGATTTTTCGCAAGCGTTGGCTCTTCGTCCTGATATGCCAGAGGTTTTTAACTATCTGGGCATTTATTTGACACAGGCAGGCAACTTTGATGCTGCTTATGAAGCGTTTGATTCTGTGTTAGAGCTTGATCCAACTTACAATTACGCACGTTTAAATCGGGGTATTTCGCTGTATTACGGTGGTCGTTTTCTGTTAGCGCTGAAAGATTTGCAAGCGTTTTATGAAGACAATCCAAATGATCCCTTCCGTTTGTTGTGGCTGTATCTGGTAGAAAGTGAAATCGATACCAAAGCAGCCAGGGTGGCGTTGCAACAGCGTTATGAAAAATCGGATAGAGGGCAATGGGGATGGAATATTATCGAGTTTTACCTTAGCAAAATCAGCGAAAAAACCTTGCTGAAAGAGCTTAAGGAAGATGCGATAGATAACACTTCTCTCGCTGAACACCTCAGTGAAACTAACTTCTATTTAGGTAAATATTACCTGAATCAGGGAGATAAGAGCACCGCTTCCGCGTTGTTTAAACTGACGGTAGCTAACAATATCCATAATTTTGTTGAGCACCGCTATACATTGTTGGAGTTGGCACTTTTGAGCCAAGAGCAAGACGATCTGTCGGAATCGTACCAACAATAG
- the yrbN gene encoding protein YrbN — MTENFFDELCRLAAIVNEAFVHDY, encoded by the coding sequence ATGACAGAAAATTTCTTCGACGAGTTATGTAGACTGGCCGCCATTGTTAATGAGGCATTTGTACATGACTACTGA
- a CDS encoding DEAD/DEAH family ATP-dependent RNA helicase — protein sequence MTTEFETSFTALGLSAPILTALTDLGYEKPSPIQLQCIPQLLNGRDVLGMAQTGSGKTAAFGLPLLHNIKADLKSPQVLVLAPTRELAIQVAEALTDFSKHIKGVNVVALYGGQRYDIQLRALRQKPQVVVGTPGRLLDHLKRGNLDLSSLSGLVLDEADEMLRMGFIEDVETIMAQIPAEHQTALFSATMPDAIRRITRRFMKEPQEVRIQSSMTTRPDISQSHWMVYGGVRKNEALVRFLESEDFDAAIIFVRTKNATLEVAEALERSGYNSAALNGDMNQALREQTLERLKDGRLDILIATDVAARGLDVERISLVINYDIPMDAESYVHRIGRTGRAGRAGRALLFVEHRERRLLSNIKRTTDSTITEVELPNAKLLSERRLAKFSAKVGQQLESRDLDEYRALLAKLQPEESFDIETLAAALLKMAQGERPLILPPEAPRPRHEAHHRDHSRERRRDNREGGDRPARRERRDIGDMELYRIEVGRDDGVEVRHIVGAIANEGDISSRYIGNIKLFPAYSTIELPKAMPKDILSHFTRTRILNKPMNMQLLGDVQPRERERNERRGGGRPFGAENAAPHRSYGGERRENNGRRGHNNGRDTLRFTPRGGDAAVSAAPVRPRFADV from the coding sequence ATGACTACTGAGTTTGAAACCTCTTTTACTGCTTTGGGGCTGTCTGCTCCTATTCTTACTGCTCTCACTGATTTGGGATATGAAAAACCCTCTCCAATCCAGCTGCAGTGTATCCCACAGCTATTAAACGGCCGCGATGTTCTCGGCATGGCACAGACGGGTAGTGGTAAAACCGCGGCCTTCGGGTTGCCCCTATTGCATAATATTAAAGCGGATCTCAAATCTCCACAAGTACTGGTTCTAGCACCAACACGTGAGTTAGCCATTCAGGTTGCTGAAGCATTGACCGATTTTTCTAAACATATTAAAGGCGTTAATGTCGTCGCACTCTATGGTGGTCAACGTTACGATATTCAATTACGTGCTCTGCGCCAAAAACCACAAGTTGTCGTTGGCACCCCAGGCCGCCTGCTAGATCACCTAAAACGTGGTAATCTTGACCTGTCTAGCTTGAGTGGATTAGTGCTGGATGAAGCCGATGAAATGCTACGCATGGGTTTTATCGAAGACGTAGAAACCATCATGGCGCAGATCCCGGCGGAGCATCAAACAGCCCTGTTCTCTGCCACTATGCCAGATGCCATTCGTCGTATTACTCGCCGCTTTATGAAAGAACCACAAGAAGTCCGTATTCAATCAAGCATGACGACTCGCCCCGACATTAGCCAAAGCCATTGGATGGTTTACGGTGGTGTACGTAAAAATGAAGCACTAGTACGTTTTCTGGAATCTGAAGATTTTGATGCAGCCATCATTTTTGTGCGCACAAAAAATGCAACACTGGAAGTCGCTGAAGCTTTGGAACGTAGTGGCTACAACAGCGCAGCCTTGAACGGTGATATGAATCAGGCACTACGTGAGCAGACGTTAGAGCGTTTGAAAGACGGTCGCCTGGATATTTTGATCGCCACTGATGTCGCGGCTCGTGGCTTAGATGTCGAACGTATCAGTTTAGTCATTAACTACGATATCCCAATGGATGCAGAATCTTATGTTCACCGTATTGGTCGTACCGGTCGTGCCGGTCGTGCAGGTCGTGCTTTACTGTTCGTTGAGCACCGTGAGCGCCGTCTGCTGAGCAATATTAAACGTACAACAGATTCGACCATTACTGAAGTTGAACTACCCAACGCGAAATTGCTCAGTGAACGCCGTTTAGCTAAATTTTCCGCTAAAGTAGGCCAACAACTGGAAAGCCGTGATTTGGATGAGTATCGCGCACTGCTAGCCAAATTGCAGCCGGAAGAGAGCTTTGATATAGAGACGCTGGCAGCAGCATTGTTGAAAATGGCACAGGGTGAGCGGCCGCTTATTCTACCGCCTGAAGCACCGCGTCCGCGCCATGAAGCACACCATCGTGATCACAGTAGGGAACGCCGTCGTGATAATCGAGAAGGTGGCGACCGCCCAGCACGACGTGAGCGTCGCGATATCGGCGATATGGAATTATATCGTATTGAAGTGGGTCGTGATGATGGTGTTGAAGTGCGTCATATCGTTGGTGCTATCGCTAACGAAGGTGATATCAGTAGCCGTTATATCGGTAACATTAAATTGTTTCCCGCATATTCAACCATCGAACTGCCAAAAGCAATGCCAAAGGATATCTTGTCACATTTCACTCGCACCCGCATTTTGAATAAACCTATGAATATGCAACTGTTAGGTGACGTACAGCCGCGGGAGCGCGAACGCAATGAGCGTCGTGGTGGTGGTCGCCCATTTGGTGCTGAAAATGCTGCTCCGCATCGTTCTTACGGTGGTGAGCGTCGTGAAAATAACGGCCGGCGTGGTCATAATAACGGTCGTGATACGCTACGTTTCACGCCTCGTGGTGGCGATGCGGCAGTTTCTGCGGCACCAGTACGGCCTCGCTTTGCTGATGTATAA
- the smrB gene encoding endonuclease SmrB — protein sequence MKKKYQLSDEEQQLFKTSIVGTKKLKQDTFIHHYQPRKQQQKQPIHLLQQQIATHYYFSDEYQPQLDNEGPTRYIRQDTAHFEIKKLRRGDYSPDIFLDLHGLTQRQAKQELAAMIMVCKHEHIHCASVMHGHGKHILKQQIPLWLAQHPDVLAFHQAPKKWGGSAALLVLIASEE from the coding sequence ATGAAGAAAAAATATCAGCTGAGTGATGAGGAACAACAGCTCTTTAAAACATCGATAGTGGGAACTAAAAAGCTGAAGCAAGATACGTTCATACATCATTACCAGCCTCGAAAACAACAGCAAAAGCAGCCTATTCACCTGTTACAACAACAGATTGCCACCCACTATTATTTCTCTGATGAATACCAACCACAACTGGATAACGAAGGCCCCACCCGCTACATCCGCCAGGACACTGCACATTTTGAAATCAAAAAACTTCGTCGTGGGGACTATTCACCAGATATATTTCTCGATCTACATGGCTTAACCCAAAGGCAGGCCAAACAAGAGCTGGCAGCCATGATTATGGTTTGCAAACACGAACACATACATTGTGCCAGTGTGATGCACGGCCACGGCAAACATATTTTAAAACAGCAAATACCACTATGGTTAGCTCAACACCCAGACGTACTGGCATTTCATCAAGCACCTAAAAAGTGGGGGGGAAGCGCCGCGCTACTGGTATTGATAGCCTCAGAAGAATAG
- a CDS encoding cytosine permease → MNKNTLIADDYSLSRVPLSARTSLLSVTLVRVGAITTLAQFMLGATLGHSMTFGEAMLATFLGSLILEFISLGLGVAGAREGLSTSLLARWCGFGRVGSIIIGVGIAVSLTGWFGILNAVLAKSLDHAWDIGFVWSAGISGIGFTILVAFGFKALSWTAKLAVPLFFLAIGWISVKLLAGHSIAELMAFVPTSAKMTIGAGATIVAGGYIVGALMTPDISRYCQNSRHVLWMTIICILIGEFLVNSIAILIAHALNTEDVVTIMTHTSGWLGLLTVILATIKINDVCLYSSSLALANVMEGITRYKWNRTWLTVVLGSVGTVLSMIGILDKFTSFLILLGVVFPPIAGVMLVDYYVLRSSRHMLDATRQSQTLPESTQLIGWHALFACNLGVIGGLHIEFGIPSFNSIIIASFAYWITCCVGSLVSKKRRLMY, encoded by the coding sequence ATGAACAAGAATACACTGATTGCTGATGATTATTCCCTGAGCCGTGTTCCCTTGAGTGCTAGGACAAGTCTTCTCAGTGTCACGTTAGTTCGTGTAGGAGCGATAACGACCTTGGCTCAATTTATGTTAGGTGCCACCCTAGGGCATTCAATGACGTTTGGTGAGGCCATGCTAGCTACTTTTCTTGGGAGTTTAATCCTTGAATTCATTAGCTTAGGGCTTGGTGTGGCCGGAGCGCGGGAGGGACTATCAACCAGCTTGTTGGCTCGTTGGTGCGGTTTTGGTCGTGTCGGGTCGATTATTATTGGCGTAGGGATCGCGGTTAGCCTGACAGGTTGGTTTGGCATATTGAACGCAGTGCTTGCGAAGAGTTTGGATCATGCATGGGACATAGGTTTTGTCTGGTCGGCTGGGATCTCAGGAATTGGATTTACCATACTGGTTGCTTTTGGATTTAAAGCATTAAGTTGGACGGCAAAACTGGCGGTTCCACTTTTTTTCCTGGCGATTGGATGGATTTCAGTCAAGCTTCTGGCAGGGCATAGCATTGCCGAGTTGATGGCTTTTGTGCCTACTAGTGCGAAGATGACCATTGGTGCGGGTGCAACCATTGTTGCCGGTGGTTACATTGTCGGAGCCTTGATGACGCCAGATATTAGCCGCTATTGCCAAAACAGTAGGCATGTACTTTGGATGACGATAATTTGTATCCTTATCGGTGAATTTCTCGTCAATAGCATCGCCATATTGATAGCACATGCGCTCAATACGGAAGATGTGGTAACGATAATGACACATACATCAGGGTGGCTAGGGTTGCTTACTGTTATTCTTGCTACCATCAAGATTAACGATGTTTGCTTGTATTCTTCATCACTTGCCTTGGCAAATGTTATGGAAGGCATCACTCGCTATAAGTGGAATCGTACATGGTTGACGGTGGTGTTGGGGAGTGTGGGTACTGTGCTGTCAATGATAGGAATTTTAGATAAGTTTACCTCTTTTCTTATCTTGCTGGGTGTGGTGTTTCCTCCGATAGCGGGTGTCATGTTAGTTGATTATTACGTTTTACGTTCCAGTCGTCATATGCTTGATGCCACACGTCAGAGCCAAACGTTGCCAGAATCAACACAGTTAATTGGTTGGCATGCTCTTTTTGCTTGTAATCTAGGCGTGATAGGAGGTTTACACATTGAATTTGGGATCCCGTCTTTCAATTCCATCATTATTGCCAGTTTCGCCTATTGGATTACCTGCTGTGTAGGCTCCCTTGTCTCAAAAAAGAGACGCTTAATGTATTGA
- a CDS encoding LuxR C-terminal-related transcriptional regulator: MPNNIRSIYLPDEVPPQFVSLWQTSDEVWGFKDHNCRYVYANAPFFDLLNLDPEFNITGLLDSDLFDSKSKKTSFAKFALEFRKQEKLAKKTEKRVCSIETYCFGREKKIQSYLFDKFPLWNSEKKYIGIMFHGRKMDFLTCCQYFDRTLPITLLSEKPDDFFTDQEFDVIFYLLQGNNNKVIAQKLSTSEQEIADYRQAIYQKANVDSLDDLEEFCKKNNYNRYVPQRFFKPCSIIIPLTAWNLGETKRKTA, translated from the coding sequence ATGCCCAATAATATCCGCTCAATATATCTCCCCGACGAAGTCCCGCCACAATTCGTCTCACTGTGGCAAACCAGTGATGAAGTCTGGGGCTTCAAAGACCATAATTGCCGTTATGTGTATGCTAATGCTCCTTTTTTTGATCTATTAAATCTGGATCCCGAATTTAATATTACAGGTTTGCTCGACAGTGATTTGTTCGATAGCAAATCGAAAAAGACTTCTTTTGCCAAATTTGCACTGGAATTCCGCAAACAAGAGAAGCTGGCCAAGAAAACCGAGAAGAGAGTTTGTTCTATCGAGACCTATTGTTTTGGTAGAGAAAAAAAAATACAGTCTTACCTATTTGACAAATTTCCATTGTGGAACAGTGAAAAAAAATACATTGGTATCATGTTTCATGGCAGAAAAATGGATTTTCTTACATGTTGTCAATATTTTGATCGAACATTACCTATTACGCTGTTGTCTGAAAAACCAGATGATTTTTTCACGGACCAAGAATTTGATGTAATATTTTATTTACTTCAAGGCAACAACAATAAGGTTATAGCGCAAAAATTATCCACGTCTGAACAAGAAATCGCTGATTATCGGCAAGCCATTTACCAAAAAGCGAATGTTGATTCGCTAGATGATTTGGAGGAATTTTGCAAGAAAAATAATTATAACCGTTACGTCCCACAAAGATTTTTCAAACCCTGTTCTATAATAATACCCTTAACTGCATGGAACTTAGGTGAGACAAAACGTAAAACTGCTTAA
- a CDS encoding LuxR family transcriptional regulator yields the protein MTTDAHHRENENREEKNVDSSQGISVKSFGSLVSFMEYNEESWGIKDLESRFMYANRATIELSKLPAGFDVEGRLDNECPTAWGDFAPELQKQDRDVEQKKKRRAMIQTNLWGQEHTLCEKFPFFKGKKCIGTVYHVTKFNFVSLYELFDKKIPPILVTEPPTGLFTDKELEVIFFMLKPDMTAKKAARKLCLSDRTVENRLQAIYGKSKVNSLSSLREFCLCEGFGQHIPERFISPGCTFL from the coding sequence ATGACAACTGACGCTCATCATAGAGAAAATGAGAATAGAGAAGAAAAAAATGTGGACTCTTCTCAAGGAATCTCCGTAAAGTCTTTTGGTTCGCTCGTGTCGTTTATGGAATACAATGAAGAGTCGTGGGGGATAAAAGATCTCGAATCGCGTTTTATGTACGCAAATAGAGCCACCATTGAGCTTAGCAAATTGCCCGCTGGTTTTGATGTTGAAGGGCGATTGGATAATGAGTGTCCTACTGCTTGGGGGGACTTTGCTCCGGAGCTACAAAAGCAAGATAGAGATGTAGAACAGAAGAAAAAGCGCAGAGCAATGATTCAAACCAATTTGTGGGGTCAGGAACATACTCTTTGCGAAAAATTTCCTTTTTTCAAAGGAAAAAAATGTATCGGCACAGTTTACCATGTAACAAAGTTCAACTTTGTCTCTTTGTATGAATTATTTGACAAGAAAATACCGCCTATACTGGTCACAGAACCCCCTACGGGACTGTTCACTGACAAAGAACTTGAGGTGATATTTTTTATGTTAAAACCGGATATGACCGCTAAAAAAGCAGCACGAAAGCTGTGCCTTTCTGATCGAACAGTAGAAAATAGACTGCAGGCGATATATGGAAAGTCCAAAGTAAATTCATTAAGCTCACTGAGAGAATTTTGTCTGTGTGAGGGTTTCGGCCAACATATCCCAGAAAGGTTCATATCTCCTGGTTGCACATTCCTTTAA
- the ybeY gene encoding rRNA maturation RNase YbeY, producing MNQQVILDLQIACVDKQNLPSEAAFQSWLDAVLPQFQTVSEVTIRLVDDAESHHLNLTYRGKDKATNVLSFPFEAPAKIALPLLGDLVICRQLVEQEATQQNKMLLAHWAHMVVHGTLHLLGYDHVTDDEAEEMEILETEIMQTLGYTDPYLAEKNPE from the coding sequence ATGAACCAACAAGTTATTCTAGATTTACAAATTGCCTGTGTTGACAAACAAAATTTACCCTCTGAAGCTGCATTTCAATCTTGGTTAGACGCCGTGCTTCCACAGTTTCAGACAGTATCCGAGGTGACGATTAGACTGGTGGATGACGCCGAAAGTCATCACCTAAATTTGACTTACCGTGGTAAAGATAAAGCGACCAATGTGCTATCTTTCCCCTTTGAAGCGCCGGCAAAAATTGCATTGCCATTACTGGGTGATTTGGTCATTTGTCGGCAACTTGTTGAACAAGAAGCAACACAACAGAATAAAATGCTATTGGCTCATTGGGCACATATGGTTGTGCATGGTACCCTGCATCTGCTAGGGTATGACCACGTCACTGATGACGAAGCAGAAGAAATGGAAATTCTCGAAACTGAAATCATGCAAACTTTGGGTTATACCGATCCTTATCTTGCGGAGAAAAATCCCGAATAA